Proteins encoded by one window of Elaeis guineensis isolate ETL-2024a chromosome 12, EG11, whole genome shotgun sequence:
- the LOC105054576 gene encoding MYB-like transcription factor ODO1 → MGRQPCCDKLGVKKGPWTAEEDKKLISFILTNGHCCWRAVPKLAGLLRCGKSCRLRWTNYLRPDLKRGLLTEAEEQLVIDLHARLGNRWSKIAAKLPGRTDNEIKNHWNTHIKKKLLKMGIDPVTHKPINRQPSPKSSQSTATTESKSDDHQLQSQGYEGQNQSSENSRSSPPEESSNTSSNDLLVGSLWEEDIPLINESWTFPCNEEDYSSVVAPLPWEGSSEWLLDYQDFGIGDMGLGSSAIEN, encoded by the exons ATGGGGAGGCAGCCGTGCTGCGATAAGCTCGGGGTGAAGAAGGGACCGTGGACGGCGGAGGAGGACAAGAAGCTCATCAGCTTCATACTCACCAACGGCCATTGCTGCTGGCGAGCCGTCCCCAAGCTTGCAGGCCTCCTCAGGTGCGGCAAGAGCTGCCGCCTCCGGTGGACCAACTACCTCCGCCCCGATCTCAAGCGAGGGCTGCTCACCGAGGCGGAGGAGCAGTTGGTCATCGACCTCCATGCTCGCTTGGGGAATAG GTGGTCCAAGATAGCTGCAAAGTTGCCAGGAAGAACAGACAACGAAATAAAGAACCACTGGAACACTCACATCAAGAAAAAGCTTCTGAAGATGGGAATTGATCCAGTCACACACAAGCCAATCAACAGGCAACCAAGCCCGAAAAGCTCGCAATCCACTGCAACAACTGAATCAAAATCTGACGATCACCAGTTACAGTCGCAAGGATATGAAGGCCAAAACCAGTCTTCTGAGAACTCGCGATCGAGCCCACCGGAGGAGAGCTCGAACACTAGCAGCAATGACCTGTTGGTTGGTAGCTTATGGGAGGAGGATATACCTCTCATAAATGAATCATGGACGTTTCCATGCAATGAAGAGGACTACAGCAGCGTCGTCGCGCCATTACCATGGGAAGGGAGCAGTGAGTGGCTGTTGGATTATCAAGATTTTGGAATAGGAGACATGGGATTGGGGAGTTCAGCTATAGAAAATTAG